One stretch of Halobacillus litoralis DNA includes these proteins:
- a CDS encoding F0F1 ATP synthase subunit epsilon, which yields MSTLTVSVVTPDGPVLEDAFEMVSCKAESGELGILPGHIPMVAPLTISAVRLKGEGRSDRIAVSGGFLEVRPDKVTILAQSAEKPVDIDIDRARMAKERAERRLQDKQADIDFQRAEMALKRAMNRLNVYENNF from the coding sequence ATGAGCACACTGACGGTGAGTGTAGTCACTCCTGATGGCCCGGTGTTGGAAGATGCATTTGAAATGGTCAGCTGTAAGGCGGAAAGCGGTGAACTTGGAATTCTTCCGGGTCACATTCCGATGGTCGCGCCTTTGACAATCAGCGCTGTTCGTCTAAAAGGGGAAGGCAGATCAGATCGTATCGCGGTAAGTGGCGGTTTCTTGGAAGTTCGTCCTGATAAAGTGACGATTCTTGCTCAATCTGCCGAAAAACCTGTCGATATCGATATCGATCGTGCCCGTATGGCCAAAGAACGTGCCGAGCGTCGTCTTCAGGACAAACAAGCCGACATTGATTTCCAACGGGCTGAAATGGCACTCAAGCGTGCCATGAATCGCTTGAATGTTTATGAGAACAACTTTTAA
- a CDS encoding M23 family metallopeptidase, with the protein MKEEGKKSVTKLKFKRLMRKKWLYPALYLSVAALVLVGVFWYQQGASDLEDQIAEQPDSKVQDEFLTADNEKDTVPVMEHQENLEMPVADEKAASIVTKFYDYDASEQDQESALVLYNNKYYQSEGVDITREDGEAFEVTAALSGTVTEVKEDPLYGNVIEITHDENISTVYASLEDVDVLAGSDVAQGEVLGSAGRNSFGQASGVHVHFEVRSDGQPVNPEEFFGQPMSKIIENAGEEVQKEEEAPAEEPQEDSEEPSEGTEQSSDDAEQSTDEELNTDEDPAGSEDEEQSPDEDSASSISTTQT; encoded by the coding sequence ATGAAAGAAGAAGGTAAGAAAAGCGTGACTAAATTAAAGTTCAAACGCTTGATGCGCAAGAAGTGGTTGTACCCAGCATTGTATTTGTCAGTGGCTGCATTAGTGCTTGTCGGAGTGTTCTGGTATCAGCAGGGAGCCAGTGATTTGGAAGACCAAATCGCAGAGCAACCAGATTCCAAAGTCCAAGATGAGTTTTTGACGGCAGATAATGAGAAAGATACTGTACCGGTCATGGAACATCAGGAAAACTTGGAAATGCCTGTAGCTGATGAAAAGGCAGCATCCATTGTCACTAAATTCTATGATTACGACGCTTCCGAGCAAGATCAAGAAAGTGCACTGGTCCTATACAACAATAAGTATTACCAAAGTGAAGGCGTAGACATTACTAGAGAAGATGGAGAAGCTTTCGAAGTGACAGCAGCTCTGTCAGGAACAGTTACAGAAGTTAAAGAAGATCCGCTATACGGCAATGTTATTGAAATCACACACGATGAGAACATTTCAACTGTGTATGCTAGTTTAGAAGATGTCGATGTATTAGCAGGATCTGATGTAGCACAAGGTGAAGTTCTTGGTTCTGCAGGTCGTAACTCCTTCGGTCAAGCGAGTGGTGTTCACGTACACTTTGAAGTACGAAGTGACGGCCAGCCTGTAAACCCTGAAGAGTTTTTCGGTCAGCCGATGAGTAAGATCATTGAAAATGCCGGAGAAGAAGTTCAGAAAGAAGAAGAAGCTCCAGCTGAAGAGCCACAAGAAGACAGCGAAGAGCCTTCTGAAGGTACAGAGCAATCTTCTGACGATGCAGAGCAGTCTACGGATGAAGAATTGAATACGGATGAAGATCCAGCTGGTTCTGAAGATGAAGAGCAATCACCAGATGAAGATAGTGCCTCTTCCATCTCTACCACACAGACTTAA
- the spoIID gene encoding stage II sporulation protein D, with protein MKKNNGVGILAVCGLFTIILILPTMIVVPFTNSGGTEEVKETPQTEEVASVEDSPFAVKVLRSTTKEIEEVPLESYVARVVASEMPVNFEMEALKAQALAARTYITRHLVRGEKVSPEADVTDTVSHQVYKDEDQLRSQWKDNYEENMKKITEAVNATKGEIITYDQQPITAAFFSTSNGYTENAGDYWEHDIPYLQSVESPWDQESPKFADQKIITVAELEQTLGVSIGTGIEQTTMTKTEGNRVDEVHFGDHTFSGREIREKIGLPSSDFSIKQKGEHVIFTTKGYGHGVGMSQYGANGMAKSGKDYKEIIHHYYQDTEIAPLSTQTASLTIEKEDPVN; from the coding sequence ATGAAAAAAAACAATGGAGTCGGAATACTTGCTGTATGTGGTTTATTCACAATAATACTTATCCTACCAACGATGATCGTCGTCCCATTTACGAATTCCGGGGGTACAGAAGAAGTGAAGGAAACTCCACAAACAGAAGAAGTAGCGAGCGTGGAGGACTCTCCATTTGCGGTCAAAGTATTACGCAGCACGACAAAAGAAATCGAAGAAGTTCCTTTGGAAAGTTATGTTGCTCGAGTCGTAGCTTCTGAAATGCCCGTAAACTTCGAAATGGAGGCACTGAAAGCTCAGGCCCTTGCTGCAAGGACTTATATTACCCGTCACTTGGTCCGGGGTGAGAAAGTTTCTCCAGAAGCAGACGTTACTGATACGGTCAGCCACCAAGTTTATAAAGATGAAGATCAACTGCGAAGCCAATGGAAAGACAATTATGAAGAGAACATGAAAAAAATCACAGAAGCTGTCAACGCGACCAAAGGTGAAATCATTACGTACGATCAACAGCCTATCACGGCAGCTTTCTTTTCAACGAGCAACGGCTACACTGAAAATGCAGGAGATTATTGGGAGCATGACATTCCCTACCTTCAAAGTGTGGAAAGTCCATGGGATCAGGAATCACCTAAATTTGCTGATCAAAAAATCATCACAGTTGCAGAGCTTGAACAGACCTTAGGAGTAAGCATAGGGACAGGAATAGAGCAGACAACGATGACGAAGACAGAAGGAAACCGAGTAGACGAAGTCCATTTTGGCGACCATACGTTTTCAGGTAGAGAAATCCGTGAAAAAATCGGGCTCCCATCCAGTGACTTCAGCATCAAGCAAAAAGGGGAACATGTCATCTTCACAACGAAAGGCTATGGCCACGGTGTAGGAATGAGTCAGTACGGTGCCAACGGTATGGCGAAATCAGGCAAGGATTACAAGGAAATCATCCATCACTATTATCAAGACACAGAAATCGCTCCACTAAGCACACAAACGGCATCGTTAACCATTGAAAAAGAAGACCCAGTAAACTAA
- a CDS encoding YwmB family TATA-box binding protein, with protein MKSVLAGIIALFIIGTGAYPQEMTGAQRTLLEFSSFAADKQLEVSGWTITMKEKVSRKKADELKKEMTEFWSDPVVTEEVTMNAEKYTVKNSHKNEQIIESFSMIVPKNAWSDVEVVYTTEGQGTPSLTNINQTNMNEVSRRFFTKNVTNFSCIKTKFSGIIDDVLVYKKFKQAFDITTIDEIDENGWTSRTGYTQKWDQAIDAGDRMMNVQFATRTLGGETNITIGTPIITAEY; from the coding sequence ATGAAAAGTGTTTTGGCTGGAATAATTGCTCTATTTATTATAGGAACAGGTGCTTATCCACAGGAAATGACAGGCGCTCAAAGAACCCTCTTAGAGTTTTCGTCATTTGCTGCGGATAAGCAGCTTGAAGTAAGTGGCTGGACGATAACGATGAAGGAAAAGGTGTCTAGAAAAAAGGCAGACGAATTGAAAAAGGAGATGACAGAGTTCTGGTCTGATCCTGTCGTAACGGAAGAGGTTACGATGAATGCCGAGAAGTACACCGTCAAAAACAGTCATAAAAACGAACAAATCATCGAAAGTTTTAGTATGATTGTTCCAAAAAATGCTTGGAGCGATGTGGAAGTGGTTTATACCACAGAAGGACAGGGAACACCTTCATTAACAAACATCAATCAAACGAACATGAATGAAGTATCTCGTCGATTTTTCACAAAAAATGTCACTAATTTCTCTTGTATTAAGACCAAATTTAGTGGTATTATTGATGATGTTTTAGTGTATAAAAAATTCAAACAAGCTTTCGACATAACAACAATAGATGAAATCGACGAAAACGGTTGGACGAGCAGGACCGGATACACCCAAAAGTGGGATCAGGCCATTGATGCTGGGGATCGAATGATGAACGTTCAATTCGCAACCCGAACTTTGGGCGGGGAGACAAACATCACGATTGGCACACCCATAATAACTGCTGAATATTAA
- a CDS encoding DUF1146 family protein, translated as MEQYFAEEAILSMTSHLIFIIITWRVLQSINFDAFFRKNKVFEARALLIIVTIALGTTVSNFFLDFIKWSNSLIYLF; from the coding sequence ATGGAACAATACTTTGCAGAAGAAGCGATCCTTAGCATGACCTCGCATTTGATTTTCATCATCATTACGTGGAGGGTATTGCAGTCGATTAATTTTGATGCATTCTTCAGGAAAAACAAAGTCTTTGAGGCAAGAGCTTTACTCATTATCGTCACCATCGCTCTAGGTACAACGGTAAGCAACTTCTTTCTTGATTTTATTAAGTGGTCAAACAGCCTTATATATCTATTTTAA
- the atpD gene encoding F0F1 ATP synthase subunit beta has product MSNGRVTQIMGPVVDVTFDDGQLPDLNNALHVSYEAKNENEKSVDLTLEVALHLGDNTVRTVAMSSTDGVMRGTGVTDTGKPISVPVGEVTLGRVFNVEGETIDLDEPLGEDVRRDPIHRAAPVFENLATETEILETGIKVVDLLAPYVKGGKIGLFGGAGVGKTVLIQELINNIAQEHGGISVFAGVGERTREGNDLYYEMTDSGVIKKTAMVFGQMNEPPGARMRVALSGLTMAEYFRDEEGQDVLFFIDNIFRFTQGGLEVSALLGRMPSAVGYQPTLATEMGQLQERITSTDKGSVTSIQAIYVPADDYTDPAPATTFAHLDATTNLERKLSEQGIYPAVDPLASTSRALDPEIVGDEHYEVAREVQRTLQRYKELQDIIAILGMDELSDEDKLTVSRARRVQFFLSQNFHVAEQFTGQPGSYVPVSETVKGFKEILDGKYDDIPEDAFRLVGRIEEVVEKSKQMQ; this is encoded by the coding sequence ATGAGTAATGGACGCGTGACTCAAATCATGGGACCCGTTGTGGACGTAACGTTCGACGATGGACAACTCCCTGATCTTAATAACGCATTGCACGTAAGTTACGAAGCGAAAAACGAAAACGAGAAAAGCGTCGATCTTACGCTGGAAGTTGCCCTGCACTTGGGTGACAATACCGTTCGTACCGTTGCCATGTCATCTACCGATGGTGTGATGCGTGGTACTGGAGTTACCGATACAGGTAAACCTATTTCTGTACCTGTAGGGGAAGTGACTCTTGGACGTGTATTCAACGTAGAAGGTGAAACCATCGACCTTGATGAACCACTTGGTGAAGACGTACGTCGTGACCCGATTCACCGTGCGGCGCCAGTATTTGAAAACTTGGCTACAGAGACAGAAATTCTTGAAACAGGAATTAAAGTCGTAGACCTTCTTGCCCCGTATGTAAAAGGTGGTAAGATCGGGTTATTCGGTGGTGCGGGTGTAGGTAAAACCGTACTGATCCAGGAATTGATTAACAACATCGCACAAGAGCACGGCGGTATTTCTGTATTCGCTGGTGTTGGTGAACGTACACGTGAAGGTAACGACCTTTACTATGAAATGACTGACTCCGGAGTTATCAAGAAGACAGCCATGGTATTCGGACAGATGAACGAGCCACCTGGAGCACGTATGCGTGTGGCCCTATCTGGACTAACGATGGCCGAATACTTCCGTGATGAAGAAGGACAGGACGTTCTATTCTTCATCGATAACATTTTCCGTTTCACCCAAGGTGGTCTTGAAGTTTCTGCCCTACTTGGACGTATGCCATCAGCCGTTGGTTATCAGCCGACGCTTGCTACAGAGATGGGTCAGCTTCAGGAGCGAATCACATCGACAGACAAAGGATCCGTTACTTCCATCCAGGCGATTTATGTCCCTGCCGATGACTATACGGACCCAGCGCCTGCGACAACCTTCGCCCACTTGGATGCAACAACAAACCTTGAGCGTAAGCTATCTGAACAAGGGATCTATCCTGCCGTGGACCCACTTGCTTCCACATCTCGTGCTCTAGACCCTGAAATCGTCGGCGATGAGCACTATGAAGTTGCCCGTGAAGTTCAGCGTACGCTTCAGCGTTATAAAGAACTTCAGGATATCATTGCAATCCTGGGTATGGATGAGCTTTCTGATGAGGATAAATTGACAGTTTCCCGTGCGCGACGTGTACAATTCTTCCTTTCTCAGAACTTCCACGTTGCTGAACAGTTCACAGGCCAGCCTGGTTCTTATGTGCCTGTTTCAGAAACAGTTAAAGGCTTCAAGGAAATCCTTGACGGCAAATACGACGATATTCCGGAAGATGCGTTCCGTCTAGTTGGACGAATCGAAGAAGTCGTTGAAAAATCAAAACAAATGCAATAA